From one bacterium genomic stretch:
- a CDS encoding PaaI family thioesterase — MSNNDHLIDDNGCFACGNNNPDGLQLKFTYPLPGTCRAEFVPEQKYQGWKGILHGGIISTLLDEALAHAVGGAEGGGGASEAVTAELTVRFKKPVRIGSKVVLSGKVEKDNGKIVEASSELTDETGLVLASARGKLVRPHK, encoded by the coding sequence ATGAGCAACAACGATCATTTAATAGACGATAATGGATGCTTCGCCTGCGGAAACAATAATCCCGACGGCCTGCAATTGAAGTTCACCTACCCGCTGCCGGGAACCTGCCGGGCCGAGTTCGTGCCTGAGCAGAAATACCAGGGCTGGAAGGGCATACTGCACGGAGGCATCATCTCCACGCTTTTGGATGAGGCCCTGGCCCATGCAGTAGGCGGGGCGGAAGGAGGAGGCGGGGCCTCCGAAGCGGTGACCGCCGAGCTGACGGTCAGGTTCAAAAAGCCGGTCAGGATCGGCAGCAAGGTCGTCCTTTCTGGCAAGGTGGAAAAAGACAACGGGAAAATAGTTGAAGCCAGTTCCGAGCTTACTGATGAAACGGGTCTGGTGCTGGCCAGCGCCCGGGGCAAACTGGTGAGGCCCCATAAATGA
- a CDS encoding phospholipase D-like domain-containing protein, whose protein sequence is MNVSNGLEFITDIQIYQKVLQEEIPKARKFLWLATSDLKDLYVAEGKRMVPFLKVLSELYQSGVELRLIHAKEPGPNFRKDFDRYPSLIEGLERLLCPRVHFKTVIVDGKFAYSGSANLTGAGMGAKSDNRRNFESGFITTEKDLVNRIMKQYDELWMGKHCQPCQRKVYCTEYQDILDQR, encoded by the coding sequence ATGAATGTTTCCAACGGCCTGGAATTCATCACCGACATCCAGATATACCAAAAGGTGCTACAGGAAGAGATCCCCAAGGCCCGAAAGTTCCTGTGGCTGGCCACCTCGGACCTGAAAGACCTTTATGTGGCCGAAGGCAAGCGGATGGTGCCTTTTTTGAAGGTGTTATCAGAACTTTACCAAAGCGGCGTGGAGCTGAGGCTGATCCACGCCAAGGAACCGGGGCCGAACTTCCGGAAGGATTTTGACCGCTATCCCTCACTGATAGAGGGTTTGGAGAGACTGCTTTGCCCCAGGGTCCATTTTAAAACGGTGATAGTTGACGGAAAGTTTGCCTATTCCGGCAGCGCCAACCTGACCGGGGCCGGGATGGGGGCCAAATCTGACAATAGAAGAAATTTTGAGTCAGGTTTCATCACTACGGAGAAAGACCTGGTGAACAGGATAATGAAACAGTATGATGAATTATGGATGGGAAAACACTGCCAGCCCTGCCAGCGGAAAGTATATTGTACAGAATACCAGGACATTCTGGATCAAAGATAA